In Acidobacteriota bacterium, one genomic interval encodes:
- a CDS encoding acyl-CoA dehydrogenase family protein produces the protein MKFTEEHQMFRESLRRFIEKEINPYVEEWEHAEIFPAKALIA, from the coding sequence ATGAAATTTACCGAAGAGCATCAGATGTTTCGGGAGTCACTCCGGCGTTTTATCGAAAAAGAAATCAATCCCTATGTGGAGGAGTGGGAACATGCGGAAATCTTTCCAGCCAAAGCTCTCATCGC